The Corallococcus exiguus genome segment CCTCCCAGGAATGCCCGCTGCAGGGACTGAACGAGGAGCACGTGCCCGGGACGCGCCGCCACCCGCGCCGCATGCCGCAGCAACTCGAACTCGGCCTGCGCGCAGGTTTCCCCCGACTCCCAGCGCGCCGCGTCCTGGAGCTGGTAGCACGTGCTCCCCAGCCGGTCCAGGTCGAGGTCCGAGGCCTTCGCGCAGCAGTCGGCCAGCAGCTCCACCAGCACCTGCCGCTTGAGGCTGAAGTAGCCCTCCAGAAGCCACCGGGCATCCGGGTTGCTCGCGTCATGCAGCGCCAGCCCCAGATTCTCCAGCGTCAGCGACTCATCCAACGCCACCGCGCGAGTCTTGCGTCCGGGGCGCTGAACCACCAGCCCCCGTGCCGCCAGCCGCCGCAGCGCCTCGCGGATGGTGCCCCGACACACCTCATAGCGGCGCGCCAGCTTCGCTTCGGAGCCGAATTGCCCGCTCGGGTGCAGCCGCCCCAGCGCGATATCGCGCTCGATTTGCGCCTCCACATAGGCCACGAGTCCTCGCCGTTCCATCCCCATTCCCCCTCCTCGTCACAGCATCGCCATCCAACCACAGGGGTCTGACATGGACGTGCGAGCCCACCAATCCGTGTCATCGGATGGGCCGCAGTCCGGGACCCGGGCGGCGAAAACCTGTCCGACTGTCGGACAAGTTTTGAGGCAACCGGGCCCGGTCGGGGACATCTGCCCGCGCCCCCAATTTGGCGTTTGCGCGCGCATGACGTCGCGCCCCCGCCGGGCGGGAGCGGCCTCGGGCCCAAGCGGCGAAATCCGTCCGACTGTCGGACAGGTCTTGGGAGAGCCGCACCCATGCGGGCGGCTCTGTCTGATCGTGGCCCCACCTTGATGTCCGCGCCCGCATGACGTCGTGGCTCGCCGCTCCGTTCCGCGAAGCGAGCGTCTTCGGCTTCATGCGGTGCGAACCGGTCCGACTGTCGGACAGGTTTTGCGGCGACCAGCCCCAGGTGGGCGACGCTGCTCGTACACATGATTGGGTGACCGCACGCGGACGACACTGCGGGTCGCCGCTGCATTCCGCCAGGCGCGCGGCATCGGTTTCATTCGGTGCGAACCAGGCCAACTGTCGGGCAGGTTTTGCGGCAACTGGCTCCAGGGGGACGATGCTGCTCGTACACATGATTGGGTGACCGCGCGCAGACGAGGTTGCGGTTCGCCGCTGCTTCCGCCAGGGGTGTGGCCTCGGTTTCATTCGGCGCGAATCGGTCCGACTGTCGGACAGGTTTTGCGGAAACCGGGCCCGGGAGGGAGCATCTGTCCGTGCCCCAGTTTGGGCTTCGCGCATACGCGACGTCGCGGTCCACGGCTGATCCGTGAGGCGCGTGCCCGCTTGGGGAACTTCGGGTCGCGGCCTGGGTTGACGAACTGCTGACGCCCTCCCGGGTCACGCGTCTTCGCCGGGCGCGCACAAAGCGACACTTCGGCCCCTCGGGTCCCGGGCGCCCCCTCCTGACATGGTAGTCAATCCGTTCACCTTCGTCGGACGGGCTCCTTCCGTGCGCTCCACTGTGACTGCTTGCCTTCCGTGCGCCCCTGGGCGGTGTCCATGAGCCCGCCCCGCGTGAAGGATGCTCCGCGCGTCGAGCGCTTCGGACCGGCGCTTCCCCCTTCCACGTTCACCGGATTCGCCGTGGCGACGCTGGCCGTGCTCGCCATCGCACTGCTCTCCTACCGCACGCTCAAGACGCGCGCGGCCACGGGCGAGATGGTGACGCATACGCTCACCGTCGCGGCGAAGCTGGAGGAGGTGCTGTCCACCGTGAATGACGCGGAGACCGGGCAGCGCGGCTTCCTCCTCACGGGCGCGGAGAGCTACCTCAGCCCCTACTCCCTCGCGAAGAAGACGCTGCCGGAGCAGCTCGCGGAGCTTCGCGGACTCATCGCCGACAGCGCCGTGCAGCAACAGCGGTTGGACCGGCTGGAGGGCGCGGTCACGGAGAAGCTGGCGGAGCTGCAGGAGACCGTGGACCTGCAACTGCGCGGTGAGGGCCGGCAGGCCATCGCCGTGGTGAAGGAGGACAGCGGCTTCGCCGCCATGCGCACCATCCGCGCCACCGTGGAGGAAATGGAACTGGAGGAGCGCGCGCTGCTCACGAGCCGGTACGGGGAGTTCCAGGCGTCCGCCAACCTGGCCCTCGCCGTCACCCTGAGCGGCTCCGTGCTGCTGTTCGCGCTGCTGGGCATCGCCGCGTATACCGCCGCGCGCGACTTCCGGGCCCGCGCCATCGAGTCGTGGCTCCAGACCGCCCAGACCGAACTCGGCGTGCGCATGCAGGGCGACCAGCGCATGGACCGGCTGGGAGACAACATCCTGCGCGTCCTCGCCGACACGCTCGACGCCCAGGTAGGCGCACTCTACGTCGCGGACACGACGCGCCACTTCCGCCGCGTCGCGGGCCACGCGCTTCCTGCGGACCTGGCTGCGCGGCATGACACGCTGGCTCCCGGCGAAGGACTGGCCGGACAGGCCATCAAGGACGGCCGGGCCTGCCACCTGCGCGACGTGCCCGAAGGCTACCTGCCCATCTCCTCCGGACTGGCTCGGGGCCGTCCGCGCCACGTGCTCATCGCGCCCGCCCAGGTGGACGGACAGGTCAACGCGGTCGTGGAGCTGGGCTTCCTGCACCCGGTGCACCCGTCGCACCTGGAGCTGCTCCAGCAGGTGTCGGACGCCATCGGCGTCGCGGTGCGCGCCTCGCTCGACCGCACCCGCCTGGAACAACTCCTGGAAGAGACGCAGCGCCAGGCAGAGGAGCTCCAGGCCCAGCAGGAGGAGCTGCGCGTCTCCAACGAAGAGATTGAAGAACAGAGCCGCGTCCTCAAGGAGTCCCAGGCGCGACTGCTGAACCAGCAGGCGGAACTGGAGCAAACCAACGCCCAGTTGGAGGCCCAGGCGCACCTCTTGGAGAACCAGCGCGACGACCTGGCCCTGGCACAGGTCACGCTTACGGAGAAGGCCTCGGAGCTGGAGCGCACCCACCGCTACAAGGGCGAGTTCCTGGCCAACATGAGCCACGAGCTGCGCACGCCGCTCAACAGCTCGCTCATCCTCGCGAAGCTGCTGGCGGACAACAAGGAGGGCAACCTCACCGCCGAACAGGTGAAGTTCGCGCAGACCATAGGCTCCGCGGGCAACGACCTGCTCGCCCTCATCAATGACATCCTGGACCTGTCGCGCATCGAGGCGGGCCGCGTGGACGTGCAGTTGGAATCAGTGGGCCTCCAGCCCTTCGTGGAGAACCTGGGCCGCACCTTCCAGCCCATGGCCGCGCAGAAGGGTCTGCGCTTCACCACCACCGTCGCGCCGGGCGTGCCCCCCACGCTGGAGACGGATCCCCAGCGGCTGGGCCAGGTGCTCAAGAACCTGCTCGCCAACGCCTTCAAGTTCACGGACTCCGGCGAGGTGACCCTCACCGTCGCCGCAGAGGGCCCGGGGCGCGTGACGTTCAGCGTGCGCGACTCCGGCATCGGCATTCCGGGCGAGCTCCAGGGGCTCATCTTCGAGGCCTTCCGGCAGGCCGACGGCAGCACCCACCGCAAGTACGGCGGCACCGGCCTGGGCCTGTCCATCTCCCGCGACCTGGCGCGGCTGCTGGGCGGCGACGTCACCGTGCGCAGCGCGCCGGGCGAGGGCAGCACCTTCACCGTCACCCTCCCCCTTCGCCCGGGCCCCCCCGCACCCGCGGTTCGCGAGCAGTTCCCCGCGCCGCCCCCAGTCCCCGTCCAGCCCGTGGCCACGCCCCGCCCGACGCCGGCCCCGCCCCCTAGCCTGGAGGACGACCGCGAGCGGCTCACCTCCGGCTCGCGGGTGCTGCTGGTGGTGGAGGACGACGCCCGCTTCGCCCTCATCCTGCGCGACCTGGCGCGCGAGCTGGGCTTCCAGTGCATCCTGGCCGCCACCGCCACGGATGGACTGGAGGCCGCGCTCGGCCACGCGCCCCATGCCATCATCCTGGACATGAACCTGCCGGACCACTCCGGCCTCACGGTGTTGGATCAGCTCAAGCGCAATCCGCGCACGCGCCACATCCCGGTGCACGTGGTGTCCGCGGCGGACCCGACGCGTGAGGCACTGGAGCTGGGCGCGGTGGGCATCGCGCTCAAGCCCGTGCAGCGCGAGCAACTGCTGGACGTCTTCCGCACGCTGGAGACGAAGTCCGCGCCGGGCCCCCGCCGGGTGCTGGTGCTGGAGGACGACGCCCGTCAGCGCGAGAGCATCCAGAAGCTGCTGGCGGCGGAAGACGTGGAGGTGGAGGGCGTCGCCACCGCGCACGACGCGCTCCAGCGGCTTCGCGAGCACACCTTCGACTGCATGGTGATGGACCTGCACCTGCCGGACCTGAGCGGCCAGGAACTCCTGGAGCGCATGGCCGCCGAGGAGGCCGTCTCCTTCCCTCCCGTCATCGTCTACACCGGCCACACGCTCAGCCGCGACGAGGAGCAGCAGCTGCGCCGCTTCTCACGCTCCATCATCATCAAGGGCGTGCGCTCCCCGGAGCGCCTGTTGGACGAGGTGACGCTGTTCCTGCACCAGGTGGAGTCGCGCCTGCCACCGGAGCACCAGCGCATGCTCCAGGCCGCTCGCGACCGCGAGTCCACGCTGGAGGGCCGCCGCATCCTCGTGGTGGAGGACGACGTGCGGAACATCTTCGCCCTCTCCAGCGTGCTGGAGCCCCGGGGCGCGAAGGTGGAGATCGCCCGCAACGGCAAGGAGGCCCTGGCCCTGCTCACGAAGAGCCTGGCCCAGCCCCAGCTCGCGGTGGACCTGGTGCTGATGGACATCATGATGCCGGAGATGGATGGCCTCACCGCCACGCGCGAAATCCGCAAGCAGGAGGCCTGGCGCAAGCTGCCCATCATCGCGCTCACCGCGAAGGCCATGCGCGACGACCAGGAGAAGTGCCTCCAGGCGGGCGCCAACGACTACATCGCCAAGCCGCTCGACGTGGAGAAGCTGCTGTCGCTCCTGCGCGTCTGGATGCCCAAGGGGTGAGGCCGCGCATGCACGACGTGGCGACGAAGGAGTTCGACATCGAGCTGCGGCTGCTGCTCGAGGCGCTCTACCTGAAATACCACTACGACTTCCGCGGCTACGCGGAGTCCTCCCTCAAGCGCCGGCTGGCCCAGGCCGCCGAGCGCCTCGACTGCGCCACCCTGTCCCAGCTCCAGGACCGGATGCTGCACGAACCCGCGCTGTTCCCCGTGCTGCTGGACTACCTCACCGTGCAGGTGAGCGAGCTGTTCCGCGACCCGTCCTACTTCCGCGGCCTGCGCGAGCACGTGGTGCCGGTGCTGCGCACCTATCCGTCCCTCAAGGTCTGGGTCGCGGGGTGCAGCACGGGGGAAGAGGCCTGGTCGCTCGCCATCCTGCTGCGTGAGGAGGGGCTGCTGGAGCGCACGCTCATCTACGCCACGGACATCAACCCCACCGCGCTCCAGCGAGCGGAGGCCGGGGTGTACGCGGTGGACCGCATCGCGTCCTTCACCCAGAACCACCGGCTGTCCGGCGCGCGCACGTCGCTGTCGGACTACTACACCGCCGCGTACGGCGGCGCGGTGTTCGACCGGTCGCTCAAGGGCCACATCGTCTTCTCGGACCACAGCCTGGCCACCGACAGCGTCTTCGCGGAGGTGCAGCTCCTGTCGTGCCGCAATGTGCTCATCTACTTCAACCGCGAACTCCAGGAGCGCGCGCTGGGATTGTTCGCGGAATCGCTCTGTCACAAGGGGTTCCTGGGCCTGGGGGCGCGCGAGTCTCTGCGCTTCTCCTCGCACGAGGCCTCGTTCACCCCCGTCGTCCCCGAGGATAGGCTCTACCAGAAGCGATAGAGGAGGCCCCACCGCCATGCCCACTCCGCGCCCCGCTCCGCCCGCTGGCCGCGTCGACGCCATCGTCATTGGTGCGTCCGCGGGAGGGGTGGATGTCCTGACACAAATCCTGCCCGCGCTGCCCACGAACTTCCGGCCCGCGGTCCTCGTCGTCCTGCACCTGCCGCGCAAACTCCCCAGCCTGCTGCCGGAGGTCTTCACCGCCCGGTGCACGCTGCCGGTGCACGAGGCGACGGACAAGCAGCCTGTCCAGCCCGGGACCATCTACTTCGCGCCACCCAACTACCACCTGCTCGTGGACCGGGACGCGAAGGGGCCGTTGCTCGCGCTGTCCATGGACGCCCCCGTCCACTTCTCCCGCCCCGCCATCGACGTGCTCTTCGAATCCGCCGCGGCCGTCTATGGCCCACGCCTGGGCGGCGTCATCCTTACGGGCGCCAACGCGGACGGGGCGCTGGGGCTCCAGGCGGTGAAACGGCGGGGCGGCGTCACCCTGGTGCAGGCCCCCAACATCGCTATCGCTCGCTCGCCTGCCATGCCCCAGGCAGCCGTCGCGGCAGGGCCGGTGGATTTCGTGCTGCCTCTTGAACAGATGCCCGCCGTCTTCCGGGCATGGGGAGATGGCGGTGCTATCTGACCTGTCCGTCCTCAGCAAGGAGCCCCTGCCCGTGGCTTCCCGGGTGAAGTGCCTGCTCGTCGATGACCTGGAGGAGAATCTCCTGGCGCTCTCCGCCGTGCTGCGGCGTGACGACGTGGAGGTGCACTGCGCCCGCTCCGGCGCGGAGGCACTGGAGCTGCTGTTGCGTCACGAGTTCGCGCTCGCGCTCGTGGACGTGCAGATGCCGGAGATGGACGGCTTCGAATTGGCGGAGCTGATGCGCGGCTCAGAGCGCACCCGCGACGTGCCCATCATCTTCGTCACCGCCGGCGGTGGCGACCCCTGGCGCACCTTCAAGGGCTACGAGGCCGGCGCGGTGGACTTCCTCTTCAAGCCGCTGGAAGCCCACGCGCTGCGCGGCAAGGCGGAGGTCTTCTTCCAGATGCATCGCCAGAAGCAGCAGCTGGCGCAGCAGCTGGACACGCTCGCGGAGACGCTGCGCCTCAACGAGATGTTCACCGCGGTGCTGGGCCACGACCTGAGGAACCCCCTCTCCGCCATCCTCACCGCGGCGGACCTGCTCCAGCGCCGCTCGGAAGACGAGGCCGTGAAGAAGACGGCCTCGCGGATGATGACCGCCGGCAAGCGCATGAGCCGGATGATTGAAGACGTGCTGGACCTGGCGCGCGCGCGGCTGGCGGGCGGGATTCCGCTGCGCCGGGGAGAGACGGACTTCGGGCAGCTGGTGCAGCGCATGGTGCAGGAGCACCAGACGTCATGGCCCCGCCACCGCATCGAGGTGCGGCAGGACGGAGACCTCGTGGGGGACTGGGACGCGGACCGGCTGGCGCAGGTGGCCTCCAACCTCATCGGCAACGCGCTCCAGCACGGCGACGCCGCGGAACCGGTGCGCATCCTCGTGGACGGCACGCGCGACCACGCCCTGCACTTCACCATCACCAACGTGGGCGTCATCCCCGCCCACCTGATGCCCTTCCTCTTCGACCCGTTCCGCGGCGGCCAGCAACGCCGGGGCCGGGGCGAGGGCCTGGGCCTGGGGCTCTACATCGTCCAGCAGATCATCCACGCGCATCAGGGCGGCGTGGAGGTGCTCTCCGGCAGCGGGCCCTACACGGAGTTCCGCGTGGAGCTGCCGCGCAAGGGCATGGACGTCGTCAAGCTGTAGCGCCGTTGTCCACGGGCACGCTGCCCGGCCCGTCGGACTCCTCCAGCGGCGGCAGCGTGTGCAGCCCCCAGCGCTGTCCCGCCTGCCAGGCGGCGACACCGGAGACGCCCCAGCCTGCGCGCTGGGCCTCGCGCCCCTCGAACTCCAGCCAGAAGACGGCGGTGTCCGGCCGCGCCGCCTGATCCAGGCACGCCACGCGCGACAGCGTGCGCCCGTGCGTATCCAGCGCCACGGCGAAGGGCTTGTGCGAGTGGCCGCAGATCACCCACTTCGGGTGCACCGTGTCCACCAGCTTGCGCGTCACCGGGTTGCCAATCCACGGCGAGGGCAGCGGGCGCGAGGGGGCTAGGCGTTCGTCACGGGCCTTCTGCACGATGCCCCGGGGCCACTCGTGCACGAGCAGCAGGTCCACGTCCCGCATCGCGGACACGTGCTCCACCTCCGGCGTGCGGAAGTAGCCCGCCTGCTTCGCCGTATCCAGCGACGTGGGCCGCTTCAGCGGCTGGTCGATGAAGCGTGGCGCGTGGATGCCGGA includes the following:
- a CDS encoding metallophosphoesterase family protein → MPQDSLLVAALGDIHGRFHRVEAWLDALEQARGRRVDLVLAVGDVEAFRHADDHRRKAAKRAMPAEFAEYADGIRRVKRPLYFIGGNNEDFEALHDLPEGGELAPDVHYLGRAGLRTLGPLRVAYLSGIHAPRFIDQPLKRPTSLDTAKQAGYFRTPEVEHVSAMRDVDLLLVHEWPRGIVQKARDERLAPSRPLPSPWIGNPVTRKLVDTVHPKWVICGHSHKPFAVALDTHGRTLSRVACLDQAARPDTAVFWLEFEGREAQRAGWGVSGVAAWQAGQRWGLHTLPPLEESDGPGSVPVDNGATA
- a CDS encoding hybrid sensor histidine kinase/response regulator; this translates as MAVLSDLSVLSKEPLPVASRVKCLLVDDLEENLLALSAVLRRDDVEVHCARSGAEALELLLRHEFALALVDVQMPEMDGFELAELMRGSERTRDVPIIFVTAGGGDPWRTFKGYEAGAVDFLFKPLEAHALRGKAEVFFQMHRQKQQLAQQLDTLAETLRLNEMFTAVLGHDLRNPLSAILTAADLLQRRSEDEAVKKTASRMMTAGKRMSRMIEDVLDLARARLAGGIPLRRGETDFGQLVQRMVQEHQTSWPRHRIEVRQDGDLVGDWDADRLAQVASNLIGNALQHGDAAEPVRILVDGTRDHALHFTITNVGVIPAHLMPFLFDPFRGGQQRRGRGEGLGLGLYIVQQIIHAHQGGVEVLSGSGPYTEFRVELPRKGMDVVKL
- a CDS encoding chemotaxis protein CheB; amino-acid sequence: MPTPRPAPPAGRVDAIVIGASAGGVDVLTQILPALPTNFRPAVLVVLHLPRKLPSLLPEVFTARCTLPVHEATDKQPVQPGTIYFAPPNYHLLVDRDAKGPLLALSMDAPVHFSRPAIDVLFESAAAVYGPRLGGVILTGANADGALGLQAVKRRGGVTLVQAPNIAIARSPAMPQAAVAAGPVDFVLPLEQMPAVFRAWGDGGAI
- a CDS encoding CheR family methyltransferase — translated: MHDVATKEFDIELRLLLEALYLKYHYDFRGYAESSLKRRLAQAAERLDCATLSQLQDRMLHEPALFPVLLDYLTVQVSELFRDPSYFRGLREHVVPVLRTYPSLKVWVAGCSTGEEAWSLAILLREEGLLERTLIYATDINPTALQRAEAGVYAVDRIASFTQNHRLSGARTSLSDYYTAAYGGAVFDRSLKGHIVFSDHSLATDSVFAEVQLLSCRNVLIYFNRELQERALGLFAESLCHKGFLGLGARESLRFSSHEASFTPVVPEDRLYQKR
- a CDS encoding FadR/GntR family transcriptional regulator: MGMERRGLVAYVEAQIERDIALGRLHPSGQFGSEAKLARRYEVCRGTIREALRRLAARGLVVQRPGRKTRAVALDESLTLENLGLALHDASNPDARWLLEGYFSLKRQVLVELLADCCAKASDLDLDRLGSTCYQLQDAARWESGETCAQAEFELLRHAARVAARPGHVLLVQSLQRAFLGG
- a CDS encoding response regulator, with protein sequence MSPPRVKDAPRVERFGPALPPSTFTGFAVATLAVLAIALLSYRTLKTRAATGEMVTHTLTVAAKLEEVLSTVNDAETGQRGFLLTGAESYLSPYSLAKKTLPEQLAELRGLIADSAVQQQRLDRLEGAVTEKLAELQETVDLQLRGEGRQAIAVVKEDSGFAAMRTIRATVEEMELEERALLTSRYGEFQASANLALAVTLSGSVLLFALLGIAAYTAARDFRARAIESWLQTAQTELGVRMQGDQRMDRLGDNILRVLADTLDAQVGALYVADTTRHFRRVAGHALPADLAARHDTLAPGEGLAGQAIKDGRACHLRDVPEGYLPISSGLARGRPRHVLIAPAQVDGQVNAVVELGFLHPVHPSHLELLQQVSDAIGVAVRASLDRTRLEQLLEETQRQAEELQAQQEELRVSNEEIEEQSRVLKESQARLLNQQAELEQTNAQLEAQAHLLENQRDDLALAQVTLTEKASELERTHRYKGEFLANMSHELRTPLNSSLILAKLLADNKEGNLTAEQVKFAQTIGSAGNDLLALINDILDLSRIEAGRVDVQLESVGLQPFVENLGRTFQPMAAQKGLRFTTTVAPGVPPTLETDPQRLGQVLKNLLANAFKFTDSGEVTLTVAAEGPGRVTFSVRDSGIGIPGELQGLIFEAFRQADGSTHRKYGGTGLGLSISRDLARLLGGDVTVRSAPGEGSTFTVTLPLRPGPPAPAVREQFPAPPPVPVQPVATPRPTPAPPPSLEDDRERLTSGSRVLLVVEDDARFALILRDLARELGFQCILAATATDGLEAALGHAPHAIILDMNLPDHSGLTVLDQLKRNPRTRHIPVHVVSAADPTREALELGAVGIALKPVQREQLLDVFRTLETKSAPGPRRVLVLEDDARQRESIQKLLAAEDVEVEGVATAHDALQRLREHTFDCMVMDLHLPDLSGQELLERMAAEEAVSFPPVIVYTGHTLSRDEEQQLRRFSRSIIIKGVRSPERLLDEVTLFLHQVESRLPPEHQRMLQAARDRESTLEGRRILVVEDDVRNIFALSSVLEPRGAKVEIARNGKEALALLTKSLAQPQLAVDLVLMDIMMPEMDGLTATREIRKQEAWRKLPIIALTAKAMRDDQEKCLQAGANDYIAKPLDVEKLLSLLRVWMPKG